The Flavobacteriales bacterium genome segment GCTGCTTCATCGGTAGTGAGTTCTGTGATGGCCTGCTGGGTCTCGATGATCTCTTGCTCGAGATATTCCTTCTGCTGCTCGAGGTCATTCACCTTGGACTTGTATTTAGCCAAGGTGAAGAGGTCAGTCTCCTCCAAGAAGAGCAGGTAGACAAAGAGTCCAAGGATGACCAGGACATATCTGTTCTTGAGGTATTTGAGCATGAACTCCTTCACGATGATAAAAGTAGAACGAGGGTCAG includes the following:
- a CDS encoding septum formation initiator family protein, coding for MKEFMLKYLKNRYVLVILGLFVYLLFLEETDLFTLAKYKSKVNDLEQQKEYLEQEIIETQQAITELTTDEAALEKFAREQHYMKRDNEDVFVFLEEEAQED